ATTCTTTTGGGTCTTATTCTTAGTAATGGGATTCATGTGGTTGGTTTGATATATGGCCTACGACACAAACCACCAATATATTTCACCATCAATTCTCCCAAAAGGTATCACGAAATGCATGCCTGTGGGAGATGAGTATTGTGATGCAGTAAGAGATCCGTAATCAAACATTTGAGATTTCTTGTATGTTACGTATGATGCTTACTGAGACCTGGCTTTTTTTTAGAATCTCTAGAATTGCTTTTACGGGCTAAGTCTGAATGTTGGAGGCCTCACTGCTTGGGTACTGCCTCATTTGACATTGTTCTGGTCAGCTTTATGTAAAGGGCAGCAGGCCCCTGTATGTAACAGCTGACATTGCTTCTGGTTTGAGCTTTGCGtttatttgtttcattttcttctgagAGATTATAGTCCTGAGACCAAAGACATAAAATACTTTGGAAAACTTAGACCATAAATATCGAATTTTCTTTGGAATTTGGCTACTTGGTCAATGCACAACAAATTAATCagattagttttttttttatggtgtATGAATCagattagttttattttttttggatatAATCAGATTAATTAGTACTTCTGCTTACTCTAAATCGTAATTGAGCTTAGTGATTCCATTTACTGCCACATAATAGTAACTTAAAGTGTGATTAGACTAAAGATGCTTGTGGTTTCTGTCTAGGGAGTATATAATAATAAGATCCTTACTGTTTCAATCCTCAGGATTATAGGTGGGTCACTATGTTTTACTATGAGATTATATGGTGGGTTTTAGCCTTTGTGCGCAGATGTTCCTTTCAGAACTCTAGGTATGCATAGTAAAACGTATTTACGCTTCCTCTGGATCACAGAAAAAATGCAGAAAAGTAACGTGAAAAAAGCTTAAAGGGAAAAGAAAGCTGATTCTTTAGTTCATGTTTGGTGGAGTAACTAAAAAGAAGGATTTGCTTTTGCCTTGGCAATTTCCTTGCCTCTTTCGATTCTGGAACCAAAATGGTTTTGAATGATTAGCTTTGGTGCCAATGATTATGAATTCTAGGCTATCCCCTTGGACCTTTAACACATGAGGGCTAGGACGTTGGTTTTCACACATCTCTGTGAAGCACATATAAGCGAGGCTGCGTAGAGCACCTTGTTGCACATAGATGGTATGGCTCCTCATTAGAATTACAGCATGTTACTTGGTTCTAGCCGAAATACGCTTACTACTGAACGGAAAAATCGCAAAAGTACTCTCACACGGCCACACCCGCTCCCTGCTAGTAGCTCCTTGGTTTGTTGTGTCATCGACACTACTCGGCGTTCCCACTGAATACTTTCTTGTGTTTCCGAAGTCATTGCATTTTGAATGCATGATATCATTTGCACCAAATGTGATATGAGCTTTAGTCACTTGAAATCTACAGAGATCTTTCAGTGTCACACGTTGAAGATGTAATATTTAGCAAGTACTAGCAAGTATTGCAGTTTGAACTAGGACCACTCTTTCCTTGCCATGAATGTTAGTTTTGCTTATGAAATGGCAATAGCTACCCCCATAAGGTCCTATAATCTCTACATACATATGTTACAGCCAGCTTGCTCTAACTTGTTTAGAGTGAAGATACAGCTGTGGAAGCAAAAGTCACTAGAGGTAACAGTAGCATTCATGAAATATGAACGATGGACAACACAAGATAGAGAGCTCTGATAGGTACCTCATACCAACCCACCTAGATTCTCCAATCACCCAAAACACTGTTCTTCAGCTTTTGAAAAGTACGCTGCtgattttgaacataatatacAGTGGGTCTGGTACATTGTTTACACATTTCCTTGTAATATAAAATCTCGAACCTCCCCACTTAATAGTTAGTACTTAATACCCCATTCCATTTGGTTGATTTTGGATTTGTCTTCTCCAACTATTGGATATCACATTATCACCCAccaattccaaaatcataTAATACGCAAAGTTTTGAAATCATAAGCAAAGTTGGGTTAACGTCTCTATCGTACCGTAATATTGTGTTGTTTTCGGATTAACCTAAACGATTTGCGGATAAAAGTTACTAATATGATAAGAGTAATACGTGTATTTCGATTACTAATGTGTATGGACTATGGAGCTTGTTGAACTGTTGTTTGCTTCTTTTAATTGGAATAGAGGCATATCATATGTCGTGTTAGAGATCATCACCCCCAACAAATCAGTAACTCACATTCTCATATATGAGGGAATCCCACACAAAGTTACAAACTTGGGGGAAAAAATTGAAGGAAAAAATTTACCCTACATTCAAAATATTACAGAGGCTTGGAGACTAGAGACTGATCAGAGCAGACAAGGCAGAAAATCTTTGGCTGATAGCTAGCTACATGATAGAGCAGGCATTGGGGTTTTCATCACTGAACATGGCTGTGTAGGGGTCTTCATATCGTGTCATGGTGCCAGTTGTTCCGGTGTTCTCCACTTTCCTGACATAACCAGGAGGTGCCTTCTTGTCATAAGCTTGAGCCATGTAGGGCTGAGCCACTAGATTGTAAGGCACATAAGGCCATATCTCTACCCTCTTCCCTGTAGACTTTGCCTTCTTCAGCACCTTGTTGGGTTCAACATACCCAGTAACACTCACCTTCTGTTGCTTTCTGTTAATCTCCACAGATTTAACTCCTGAAAAAACACCCAGTATTCTGATCAGCCTAAAATTTTACCAGTAATGAGTAATGACAGacctaagaaaaaaaatgaagcaagGAGAGTTTGACATACCACTTAAAGAAGAGAGAGCCTTCTTGACCTTAAGCTCACAACCATCACAGTCCATTCTGACTTTGAGCTCCACAGTCTGTaattgcttcttcttcttgtgtttATGGCCACCACTGCCCATTAGATCAGT
This genomic interval from Argentina anserina chromosome 1, drPotAnse1.1, whole genome shotgun sequence contains the following:
- the LOC126787916 gene encoding heavy metal-associated isoprenylated plant protein 23, encoding MGVGGTLEYLTDLMGSGGHKHKKKKQLQTVELKVRMDCDGCELKVKKALSSLSGVKSVEINRKQQKVSVTGYVEPNKVLKKAKSTGKRVEIWPYVPYNLVAQPYMAQAYDKKAPPGYVRKVENTGTTGTMTRYEDPYTAMFSDENPNACSIM